The following proteins are co-located in the Hyalangium minutum genome:
- the kdpB gene encoding potassium-transporting ATPase subunit KdpB — protein MASASSKQASLFEPALLKQGAVDSLRKLHPRDVARNPVMFVVWTGSLLTTVLVLKELFTPGPATTPVWFTVLVTLWLWFTVLFANFAEAVAEGRGKAQASALRKMRKDTLARRLVDGREERVPAPSLRKGDLVVCEVGDLIPGDGEVVEGIASVDESAITGESAPVIRESGGDRSAVTGGTKVLSDRIVVRISVNPGESFLDRMIGLVEGAARQKTPNEIALHILLVGLTLVFLMACVTLVPLALYSGVRLSGTAVVALLVCLIPTTIGGLLSAIGIAGMDRLLRKNVLAMSGRAVEAAGDVDTLLLDKTGTITLGNRMATELLPMPGVRLEELAEASQLASLADETPEGRSIVTLVKDAYRMRPRELQAHQATFVPFTAQTRMSGCDLVDPHPRSIRKGAVDAIVKHVQSQGGSVPAELTQAAGRIGDAGGTPLAVSDGSRLLGIIHLKDVVKGGIRERFDRFRAMGIRTVMITGDNPRTAAAIAREAGVDDFLAEATPEAKLALIRAEQAKGKLVAMTGDGTNDAPALAQADVGVAMNTGTQAAKEAGNMVDLDSNPTKLLEVVEVGKQLLMTRGTLTTFSIANDVAKYFAILPALFMGVFPQMAPLNVMGLSSPYSAILAAVIFNALIIIALIPLALRGVRYRPLGAAALLRRSLLLYGVGGVIVPFLGIKVIDVLLTTVGLA, from the coding sequence ATGGCCTCCGCATCCTCGAAGCAGGCGTCGCTCTTCGAGCCGGCGCTCCTGAAGCAGGGCGCCGTGGACAGCCTGCGCAAGCTCCACCCTCGGGACGTGGCCCGCAACCCAGTCATGTTCGTGGTGTGGACAGGCAGCCTGCTCACCACGGTGCTGGTGCTGAAGGAACTCTTCACGCCAGGACCCGCTACCACACCGGTGTGGTTCACCGTCTTGGTGACGCTGTGGCTGTGGTTCACCGTCCTCTTCGCCAACTTCGCTGAGGCCGTAGCGGAGGGCCGTGGCAAGGCGCAGGCGAGCGCGCTGAGGAAGATGCGCAAGGACACTCTCGCGCGCCGGCTCGTGGACGGGCGCGAGGAGCGCGTGCCCGCCCCCAGCCTGCGCAAGGGCGACCTCGTGGTCTGCGAGGTGGGGGACCTCATTCCGGGTGACGGCGAGGTGGTGGAGGGCATCGCCAGCGTGGACGAGTCCGCCATCACCGGCGAGTCCGCTCCCGTCATCCGCGAGTCCGGCGGCGACCGCTCGGCGGTGACGGGCGGCACCAAGGTGCTCTCGGATCGCATCGTCGTGCGCATCTCCGTCAACCCAGGCGAGTCCTTCCTGGACCGGATGATTGGCCTGGTGGAGGGCGCGGCCCGGCAGAAGACGCCCAATGAGATCGCCCTCCACATCCTGCTGGTGGGGCTGACCCTCGTCTTTCTGATGGCGTGCGTGACGCTGGTGCCCCTGGCGCTCTACTCGGGGGTGCGGCTGTCAGGCACGGCGGTGGTGGCGCTCCTGGTGTGCCTCATCCCCACCACCATCGGTGGCCTGCTGAGCGCCATCGGCATCGCGGGCATGGACCGGCTGCTGCGCAAGAACGTGCTGGCCATGAGTGGCCGCGCGGTGGAGGCGGCGGGAGACGTGGACACGCTGCTGCTGGACAAGACCGGCACCATCACCCTGGGCAACCGCATGGCCACGGAGCTGCTGCCCATGCCCGGCGTGCGCCTGGAGGAGCTGGCCGAGGCCTCGCAGCTGGCCAGCCTCGCGGACGAGACGCCCGAGGGCCGCTCCATCGTGACGCTGGTGAAGGATGCCTACCGGATGCGCCCGCGCGAGCTCCAGGCGCACCAGGCCACCTTCGTGCCCTTCACCGCCCAGACGCGCATGAGCGGGTGCGACCTCGTGGATCCCCACCCGCGCAGCATCCGCAAGGGCGCGGTGGATGCCATCGTCAAGCATGTGCAGAGCCAGGGTGGCTCCGTCCCCGCCGAGCTGACCCAGGCCGCCGGGCGCATTGGTGACGCGGGCGGCACGCCGCTGGCTGTCTCGGATGGCTCCCGGCTGCTGGGCATCATCCACCTCAAGGACGTGGTGAAGGGCGGCATCAGGGAGCGCTTCGACCGCTTCCGCGCCATGGGCATCCGCACGGTGATGATCACCGGCGACAACCCGCGCACCGCTGCCGCCATTGCCCGGGAGGCGGGCGTGGATGACTTCCTGGCGGAGGCCACCCCGGAGGCCAAGCTGGCCCTCATCCGCGCCGAGCAGGCCAAGGGCAAGCTGGTGGCCATGACGGGGGATGGAACCAACGACGCGCCCGCGCTGGCTCAGGCGGACGTGGGCGTGGCGATGAACACCGGCACCCAGGCGGCCAAGGAGGCCGGCAACATGGTGGACCTGGACTCCAACCCCACCAAGCTCCTGGAGGTGGTGGAGGTGGGCAAGCAGCTCCTCATGACGCGCGGCACGCTCACCACCTTCTCCATCGCCAACGACGTGGCGAAGTACTTCGCCATCCTCCCCGCGCTCTTCATGGGGGTGTTCCCGCAGATGGCTCCGCTCAACGTGATGGGGCTGTCGTCGCCCTACAGCGCCATCCTCGCGGCGGTCATCTTCAACGCGCTCATCATCATCGCGCTGATTCCGCTGGCGCTCAGGGGCGTGCGCTACCGGCCGCTCGGCGCGGCGGCGCTGCTGCGGCGCAGCCTGCTCCTCTATGGAGTGGGCGGCGTCATCGTTCCCTTCCTGGGAATCAAGGTCATCGACGTGCTGCTCACCACTGTGGGGCTGGCTTGA